From a single Poecilia reticulata strain Guanapo linkage group LG2, Guppy_female_1.0+MT, whole genome shotgun sequence genomic region:
- the cxcr2 gene encoding C-X-C chemokine receptor type 1, with amino-acid sequence MKLHLFLMCIMNYLLLTNQEEQKSEVKRESWNLPDNVTYTYPDDYDDENSSPCDSTVPGFNSLALLVIYIIVFVFSVLGNSVVVFVVCSMSKGRASTDIYLMHLALADLLFCFTLPFWAVESHFGWLFGNLPCKFLSSFQEASVYSGVFLLACISVDRYFAIVRATRVLSSRHLLVKVICAAVWLMSGLLSLPVAIQREEIXPEGLQKSICYENLTGESSDQWRVGLRVLRHTVGFFLPLVVMAFCYGWTMVTLFSTRSQQKHKAMRVILAVVLAFIFCWLPYNITVLIDTLYRGGSLEETCDVRYRVETMLQVTKVIAFLHCMVNPVLYAFIGEKFRNELLTALYKQGIISKKLWVSYRKGSAASVASLRSRNTSVSV; translated from the exons ATGAAGCTAcacctttttttaatgtgtatCATGAATTATTTGCTGCTGACAAATCAAGAGGAGCAGAAATCG gaAGTGAAACGRGAATCCTGGAATTTACCCGACAACGTCACTTATACTTATCCTGACGACTATGATGATGAGAACAGCTCCCCCTGCGACTCGACCGTGCCGGGATTTAACTCCCTCGCCCTTCTGGTCATCTACATCATCGTGTTTGTGTTCAGCGTCTTGGGCAACAGCGTGGTGGTCTTCGTGGTCTGCTCYATGAGCAAAGGCAGAGCCAGCACAGATATCTACTTGATGCACCTTGCCCTGGCTGACCTCCTCTTCTGTTTCACTCTCCCCTTCTGGGCCGTTGAGTCTCACTTCGGTTGGCTCTTCGGCAACCTCCCCTGCAAGTTCCTATCCAGCTTCCAGGAGGCGTCCGTGTACAGCGGCGTCTTCCTGCTGGCCTGCATCAGTGTGGACCGCTACTTTGCCATCGTAAGAGCGACACGAGTGCTGTCCTcccgccacctgctggtgaagGTGATCTGCGCCGCTGTGTGGCTGATGTCCGGGTTGCTGTCTCTGCCAGTGGCRATTCAAAGAGAGGAAATCTYKCCAGAGGGACTGCAGAAATCCATTTGCTATGAGAACCTAACCGGGGAGAGCAGCGACCAGTGGCGGGTCGGCCTCCGGGTTCTGCGGCACACTGTGGGCTTCTTCCTCCCCCTGGTGGTGATGGCGTTCTGCTACGGCTGGACGATGGTGACGCTGTTCAGCACACGCAGTCAACAGAAGCACAAGGCCATGCGCGTCATCCTGGCAGTGGTTCTGGCGTTCATCTTTTGCTGGCTGCCTTACAACATCACGGTTCTGATAGACACGCTCTACCGAGGCGGGTCGCTCGAAGAAACYTGYGACGTCCGCTACAGAGTGGAGACCATGCTGCAGGTGACCAAGGTCATCGCCTTCCTGCACTGCATGGTGAACCCGGTGCTGTACGCCTTCATCGGGGAGAAGTTTCGGAACGAGCTGCTGACAGCTCTCTACAAACAGGGCATCATCAGCAAGAAGCTCTGGGTGTCTTACAGGAAGGGTTCTGCRGCCAGCGTGGCTAGTCTAAGGTCCAGAAACACCTCTGTGTCGGTGTAA
- the faima gene encoding fas apoptotic inhibitory molecule a has product MSSDLAGVWEVALSDGVHRIEFEHGTTTGKRVIYVDAKEVLRRDWMFKLVGKETFSVGQADTKATINIDAVSGFAYEYTLEINGKSLKQYMENRSKVTSTWLLNLDGIDCRVVLEKDTMDIWCNGEKIETAGEFVDDGTETHFSLGDHSCCVKAVSSGKRRDGIIHTLLVDGTEVAECTE; this is encoded by the exons ATGTCCAGTGACCTCGCTGGTGTGTGGGAGGTGGCGCTGAGCGACGGAGTCCACAGGATCGAGTTTGAACACGGGACAACCACCGGGAAAAGAGTCATCTATGTGGACGCAAAG GAGGTTCTGAGGCGGGACTGGATGTTCAAACTGGTCGGGAAGGAGACGTTCAGCGTGGGCCAGGCGGACACCAAAGCCACCATCAACATCGACGCGGTCAGCGGCTTCGCCTACGAATACACGCTGGAGATCAACGGGAAGAGCTTGAAGCAGTACATGGAgaacaggtcaaaggtcaccagcACCTGGCTGCTCAACCTGGACGGCATCGACTGCAGGGTGGTTCTGG AGAAAGACACCATGGACATTTGGTGCAATGGAGAGAAGATTGAAACTgct GGCGAGTTCGTGGACGACGGCACGGAGACGCATTTCTCCCTGGGAGACCACAGCTGCTGCGTGAAAGCCGTGAGCAGCGGGAAGCGGCGAGACGGCATCATTCACACGCTGCTGGTGGACGGCACCGAGGTCGCCGAGTGCACCGAGTGA